One segment of Pseudomonas pohangensis DNA contains the following:
- a CDS encoding SDR family NAD(P)-dependent oxidoreductase: MNRLEKRFPKKRILITGATSGFGEALAYALAERGWNVAISGRDPAAVKRTVKNVNQRGGKGLGLALEVRDKLQWDAAREKLQKAWGGIDILCNNAGVADSNKLVDMTDADWEKLLSINLDGVINGCRTYVPDFIAAKSGYILNVSSVAGLLSMPEMANYSVSKAGVVSLSETMSAELSGANIGVTVLCPAGFRSSLFVNAARDGQDVTARSSVARTIQKDMDEGKHTSESVAAYAIRDMERGTLYSLPMPLYRAAWAFKRIAPNTFYKTVGWLYRNNLGPFDN; this comes from the coding sequence ATGAACAGACTCGAAAAACGCTTTCCGAAAAAGCGCATCCTGATCACCGGTGCCACCAGCGGCTTCGGTGAGGCGCTGGCTTATGCACTGGCTGAGCGCGGCTGGAACGTGGCTATTTCCGGGCGCGATCCGGCGGCGGTCAAGCGCACGGTTAAAAACGTCAATCAACGCGGCGGCAAGGGCCTGGGTCTGGCGCTGGAAGTGCGCGACAAGCTGCAGTGGGATGCGGCCCGGGAAAAACTGCAGAAGGCCTGGGGCGGTATCGACATCCTGTGCAACAACGCCGGCGTTGCCGACTCGAACAAGTTGGTCGACATGACCGATGCCGACTGGGAAAAGCTGCTGTCGATAAATCTCGACGGGGTGATCAATGGTTGCCGCACCTACGTGCCCGACTTCATCGCCGCAAAATCCGGCTACATCCTCAATGTCTCGTCGGTTGCCGGTCTGCTGTCGATGCCTGAAATGGCCAACTACAGCGTCAGCAAGGCGGGCGTGGTTTCGCTGTCGGAAACCATGAGTGCCGAATTGTCCGGGGCCAATATCGGGGTCACCGTATTGTGTCCGGCCGGCTTCCGCTCCAGCCTGTTCGTCAATGCCGCCAGGGATGGTCAGGACGTGACCGCCCGCAGCAGCGTCGCGCGCACCATCCAGAAGGACATGGACGAGGGCAAGCATACTTCGGAATCTGTCGCGGCCTATGCGATCAGGGACATGGAGCGCGGCACCCTGTATTCGTTGCCGATGCCGCTGTATCGCGCCGCCTGGGCCTTCAAGCGCATTGCCCCGAATACTTTCTACAAGACCGTTGGTTGGCTCTACCGCAACAATCTCGGGCCGTTTGACAACTAG
- a CDS encoding saccharopine dehydrogenase family protein, whose protein sequence is MAQYPVVVYGASGYTGMLIMDWLIDQQIPFTAIARSAKRTQEMMAQRVVRLESATYEIVEAEHNVEALVKVFKGAKVVCNTVGPFSSFGAIAVEAALKAGCHHLDTTGEQAYVLDMRERFGELYRQSGLVLAPSTSYMYSFTEIAAELALETPGLDCLETAAICRGTRGGAAGVTVGSTASIFGMARVKQKYLWENQLVEHPVTACFNVTDPSFMQPVFSLPWSGTSIPVFYQNDSRVRSCISSVGFYDNEVMRLAHGFFQKWDAEYKDLPGEQQDAILKGVVDSTTPSMPPRERTTTTRTVDFAIARGQLNAVRATVHGLTPYIATGALQVAAVMKLLDGEHKTVGFTSACKAFDHRYLLGFLEQRGLARATVTQL, encoded by the coding sequence ATGGCACAGTACCCAGTAGTGGTTTATGGCGCTTCCGGCTACACCGGCATGCTCATCATGGATTGGTTGATCGACCAGCAGATCCCGTTCACTGCCATCGCGCGCAGCGCCAAGCGTACCCAGGAAATGATGGCCCAGCGCGTCGTGCGTCTGGAGTCCGCCACTTACGAAATTGTCGAGGCCGAGCACAACGTCGAGGCGCTGGTCAAAGTGTTCAAGGGCGCCAAGGTGGTGTGCAACACCGTCGGCCCGTTCAGCAGTTTTGGCGCCATCGCCGTCGAAGCCGCACTCAAGGCCGGCTGCCACCACCTCGACACCACTGGCGAGCAGGCCTATGTGCTGGACATGCGCGAGCGCTTTGGCGAACTGTACCGCCAGTCCGGGCTGGTGCTCGCCCCATCCACTTCCTATATGTATTCCTTCACCGAGATCGCTGCCGAACTGGCTCTGGAAACCCCCGGGCTGGACTGTCTGGAAACCGCTGCCATCTGCCGCGGTACCCGCGGCGGCGCGGCCGGTGTCACCGTGGGCTCCACAGCCTCGATTTTCGGCATGGCACGGGTGAAGCAGAAATACCTGTGGGAAAACCAGCTGGTAGAGCACCCGGTTACCGCCTGTTTCAACGTGACCGACCCCAGCTTCATGCAGCCGGTGTTCTCCCTGCCCTGGAGCGGTACCTCGATTCCGGTGTTCTACCAGAACGACTCACGGGTACGCAGCTGCATCTCCAGCGTTGGCTTCTATGACAACGAAGTGATGAGACTGGCCCATGGTTTCTTCCAGAAATGGGATGCCGAATACAAGGATCTTCCCGGCGAGCAACAGGATGCCATTCTCAAGGGCGTGGTCGATTCCACCACCCCGAGCATGCCGCCCCGTGAGCGCACCACAACTACCCGCACTGTCGATTTCGCCATTGCCCGCGGCCAGCTGAATGCCGTACGCGCCACCGTGCATGGTCTTACGCCATACATCGCCACCGGCGCGCTGCAGGTTGCTGCGGTGATGAAGTTGCTCGACGGTGAGCACAAGACGGTGGGCTTCACTTCGGCCTGCAAAGCCTTCGATCATCGTTATCTGCTCGGCTTCCTCGAGCAGCGCGGTCTGGCACGGGCCACAGTCACACAACTTTGA
- a CDS encoding DUF1254 domain-containing protein, with product MKTLTNPIGRWLLSGLFMAASLAVQAQTESAPGPEAARIQATAEDAYIYGLPLVSTYAVLYAFSVDSASPQFKAPINQLGCMAKPATPADKAIPFVNNDTLYCNAWLDLRAEPMVISVPAVEKSRYHSVMLTDLSSVNFGLIGTNTTGNAAGDFLVVGPDWQGETPAGIKGVYRATSLFSNALFRTQLKNLQDIDGVRAVQAGYHVRSLSNYLGTATPPAAAQINFPKIDRELAKSNFFGYLNFVLGLVPVRPEDRELRERIASIGLGSGNFDTFKTLAAKYRPQLMAGVQAGDAKINALIANAGPRVNGWNWNFSLDSDRNNYTGDYLKRAALARAAPFGLNADEARYPISSTLANGEPLDASKHNYSLTFKAGELPPVEQFWSLTMYDAASRSFVENPLQRYNINSGSLPQMQKNADGSLTIYLQKDAPAADKQANWLPAPDAPFSVILRLYGIGETLKNNAWVIPPVMLAD from the coding sequence ATGAAAACACTGACCAATCCCATTGGCCGCTGGCTGTTGTCCGGCTTGTTCATGGCCGCATCGCTGGCTGTTCAGGCGCAGACCGAAAGCGCTCCCGGCCCCGAAGCTGCGCGCATTCAGGCCACTGCCGAAGATGCCTACATCTACGGGCTGCCGCTGGTATCAACCTACGCGGTGCTGTATGCCTTCAGCGTCGACTCGGCATCGCCGCAGTTCAAGGCGCCCATCAATCAGCTGGGCTGCATGGCCAAGCCGGCGACTCCGGCAGACAAGGCCATACCCTTCGTCAACAATGACACCCTGTACTGCAACGCCTGGCTGGATCTGCGTGCCGAACCCATGGTGATCTCGGTGCCCGCGGTCGAGAAATCCCGTTATCACTCGGTGATGCTGACCGATCTGAGCTCGGTGAATTTCGGCCTGATCGGTACCAATACCACCGGCAATGCAGCAGGCGACTTTCTGGTGGTCGGGCCGGATTGGCAGGGCGAGACGCCTGCGGGCATAAAAGGCGTGTATCGCGCTACCAGCCTGTTCAGCAACGCCCTGTTCCGTACCCAGCTGAAAAATCTGCAGGACATTGATGGCGTGCGGGCCGTGCAAGCCGGCTACCACGTGCGCAGCCTGTCGAATTATCTGGGCACGGCAACCCCGCCTGCCGCAGCGCAAATCAACTTCCCCAAGATCGATCGCGAACTGGCCAAGAGCAACTTTTTTGGCTACCTGAATTTTGTCCTGGGCCTGGTTCCGGTGCGTCCGGAAGACCGCGAACTGCGTGAACGCATCGCCAGCATCGGTCTGGGCTCGGGCAACTTCGACACGTTCAAGACCCTCGCGGCCAAATACCGTCCGCAGCTGATGGCCGGCGTGCAGGCCGGTGATGCGAAAATCAATGCGCTGATTGCCAACGCCGGCCCCCGCGTCAATGGCTGGAACTGGAACTTCTCGCTCGACAGCGACCGTAACAACTACACCGGCGACTACCTCAAGCGCGCCGCACTGGCACGCGCTGCGCCTTTCGGCCTGAACGCCGATGAAGCGCGTTATCCGATCAGCAGCACGCTGGCCAATGGCGAGCCCCTGGATGCCAGCAAGCACAATTACAGCCTGACCTTCAAAGCCGGCGAGCTGCCACCGGTTGAGCAATTCTGGTCACTGACCATGTATGACGCCGCCAGCCGCAGCTTCGTCGAGAACCCGCTGCAGCGCTACAACATCAACTCCGGCAGCTTGCCGCAGATGCAGAAGAATGCCGACGGCTCGCTGACCATCTATCTGCAAAAGGATGCTCCCGCTGCCGACAAGCAGGCCAACTGGCTACCGGCGCCCGATGCTCCGTTCAGCGTGATACTGCGCCTGTACGGCATCGGCGAAACACTGAAAAACAATGCCTGGGTGATCCCGCCGGTGATGCTCGCCGACTAG
- a CDS encoding DHA2 family efflux MFS transporter permease subunit — MSEKGMFQATEDPTPRDWIALYCAMLGAFMAMLDIQITNASLKEIQGALSATLEEGSWISTSYLVAEIIMIPLTGWLINLLGLRRLALWVTSGFLISSLLCSMAWSLNSMIVFRAMQGFTGGALIPMAFTLSILKVPAHMRSKTMAMFALTATFAPAIGPTLGGWLTENWGWEYIFYINIPPGLIMLAGLMYSIDKVPPTWSLLKQTDYAGIVCLAIGLGCLQVFLEEGYRKDWLESDFIIILGVISFISLGTFVIRQFSLEHPLINLRILGDRNFGLGSIISFMTGIAIYGTVFLVPIYLSQIHNYNPIEIGSVMMWTGLPQLLVIPLIPTIVKYVAPRVMCAFGLGLIALSCVANSFLSPDFAGEQLTHTLVIRSIGQPFVMVTSSLIAMCYLLPRDASSASGLYNLLRNLGGAIGIALLTTLLDNRSKTYFDYLREAIVPSNPQVAERLALLTDKLGNQNAALGKLSETVHQQAQIMAYNDAFMAVGIALFIALLAALLTKPLPAGATAAPGH, encoded by the coding sequence ATGTCCGAAAAGGGGATGTTCCAGGCCACCGAGGATCCGACCCCGCGTGACTGGATAGCGCTTTACTGCGCCATGCTCGGCGCCTTCATGGCAATGCTGGACATCCAGATCACCAATGCCTCACTGAAGGAAATCCAGGGTGCCCTGTCCGCCACCCTTGAAGAAGGCTCGTGGATTTCCACCTCCTATCTGGTGGCCGAAATCATCATGATTCCGCTCACCGGCTGGCTGATCAATCTGCTCGGTCTGCGCCGTCTGGCACTGTGGGTCACCAGCGGCTTCCTGATTTCCTCGCTGCTCTGCTCCATGGCCTGGAGCCTGAACAGCATGATCGTGTTTCGCGCCATGCAGGGTTTCACCGGCGGCGCACTGATCCCCATGGCCTTCACCCTGTCGATCCTCAAAGTGCCGGCGCACATGCGTTCGAAAACCATGGCCATGTTCGCCCTGACCGCCACCTTCGCGCCCGCCATCGGCCCGACCCTGGGCGGCTGGCTGACGGAAAACTGGGGCTGGGAATACATCTTCTATATCAATATTCCGCCGGGCCTGATCATGCTCGCCGGCCTGATGTACAGCATCGACAAGGTGCCGCCGACCTGGAGTCTGCTCAAGCAGACCGACTATGCCGGGATTGTCTGTCTGGCCATCGGCCTGGGTTGCCTGCAGGTGTTTCTGGAAGAGGGTTATCGCAAGGACTGGCTGGAATCGGACTTCATCATCATCCTGGGCGTGATCTCCTTCATCAGCCTGGGCACCTTTGTGATTCGGCAGTTTTCGCTGGAGCATCCGCTGATCAACCTGCGCATCCTCGGCGATCGCAACTTCGGCCTGGGCAGCATCATCAGCTTCATGACCGGCATCGCCATCTATGGCACGGTGTTCCTGGTGCCGATCTACCTGTCGCAGATACACAACTACAACCCGATCGAGATCGGCAGCGTGATGATGTGGACCGGCCTGCCCCAGTTGCTGGTTATTCCGCTGATCCCGACCATAGTGAAATACGTGGCACCGCGGGTGATGTGCGCCTTTGGCCTGGGTCTAATTGCCCTTTCCTGTGTGGCCAATTCCTTCCTCAGTCCGGACTTTGCCGGCGAACAGCTAACCCATACGCTGGTCATCCGCTCCATCGGCCAGCCCTTCGTGATGGTTACCAGCTCGCTGATTGCCATGTGCTATCTGTTGCCCAGGGACGCCTCGTCGGCCTCCGGGCTGTACAACCTGCTGCGTAATCTGGGTGGCGCGATCGGCATCGCCCTGCTCACCACCCTGCTGGATAATCGCAGCAAGACCTATTTCGACTATCTGCGCGAAGCGATAGTACCGAGCAACCCCCAGGTCGCCGAGCGGCTGGCCCTGCTCACCGACAAGCTCGGCAACCAGAACGCGGCGCTCGGCAAGCTCAGTGAAACTGTCCACCAGCAGGCACAGATCATGGCCTACAACGATGCCTTCATGGCGGTAGGCATTGCCCTGTTCATTGCGCTGCTGGCGGCGCTACTGACCAAGCCGCTTCCGGCTGGCGCCACTGCCGCACCTGGACACTGA
- a CDS encoding helix-turn-helix domain-containing protein yields MPHDQLLSVRKELGKEPILEAEIGGAIPLFVERYMYQSRDLTAPGRPCVGLVTFFGGSMAIEGESKQLHSTFLPTQAMLIPPGTETHWHYTGTVDYAVFYMLDTSKRLANAVQLLAESRNEPMLFADPLVSSTSRQLLDELQKGPGADTHYMHLLVQVMFEQTFRTLTTPAGGSINPRNTHFSRLQAVLNFIRNNLASDVTVATLARIAGINVSYFRRIFLEATGMAPHAYVFAARLEQARKLLIQSELPIAQIATDCGFSNQSHLTSRFRAAHAVTPAQFRKMAGKHP; encoded by the coding sequence ATGCCCCACGACCAGCTGCTCAGCGTCAGAAAGGAGCTGGGCAAGGAGCCCATACTCGAGGCTGAAATCGGCGGGGCCATCCCCCTGTTCGTCGAGCGTTACATGTACCAGAGCAGGGACCTGACCGCGCCGGGCAGGCCCTGTGTCGGGCTGGTCACCTTTTTCGGCGGCAGCATGGCCATAGAGGGAGAATCGAAGCAGTTGCACTCCACCTTCCTGCCGACTCAGGCCATGCTCATTCCGCCCGGAACCGAAACGCACTGGCATTACACGGGAACGGTCGATTACGCGGTGTTCTATATGCTCGACACCAGCAAGCGTCTGGCCAATGCGGTGCAGTTGCTGGCCGAATCGCGCAATGAGCCAATGCTGTTTGCCGATCCGCTGGTGAGTTCAACCAGCCGTCAATTGCTCGATGAATTGCAGAAAGGTCCGGGGGCAGATACCCACTATATGCACCTGCTGGTACAGGTCATGTTCGAGCAGACTTTCCGCACCCTGACCACGCCCGCCGGTGGCTCGATCAATCCGCGCAATACGCACTTCTCCCGCCTGCAGGCGGTGCTCAATTTCATCCGCAACAATCTCGCCAGCGACGTCACGGTAGCCACTCTGGCCAGGATCGCCGGGATCAATGTTTCTTATTTCCGGCGCATCTTTCTCGAAGCGACCGGCATGGCACCCCATGCTTACGTATTCGCTGCGCGACTGGAGCAGGCGCGCAAACTGCTGATCCAGTCAGAGCTGCCGATCGCCCAGATTGCCACGGATTGCGGCTTTTCCAACCAGAGCCATCTGACCTCAAGGTTTCGCGCGGCCCATGCGGTTACCCCGGCGCAGTTTCGCAAGATGGCCGGCAAGCATCCGTAA
- a CDS encoding thiolase family protein yields the protein MSTLYIAGIAMTVFGRHLERSLHDLAGEALQGAIKDAGCKISDIGAAYYGSMTNGALQGQLGIPGQVVFSKIGIEGIPVFNVENACASGSSAFHLALQSLRAGATDVALAIGAEKMNIPDKAKAFAVFDAGWDVSRAEENYEVLIKMGDGVVPPPGSESSRPYSKFMSIYAAMCRYHMKTYGTTQRQIAAVCAKNHTHSVHNPYSQFRQPFTIEEVLAAPPITYPLTLPMCAPLSDGAAAAIVCTEAGLKRIGADKQRCIKVSASVVRSFTSRPLERPELHIGHLAAKQAYEIAGLGPEDMHVAEVHDASAMGEIIQAENLGFVKFGEGGPAAERGEFTIGGRLPINPSGGLESKGHPLGATGIGQLYELVTQLRGEAGRRQVEGARHAIQENGGGMQGVEEAALAIHILSK from the coding sequence ATGAGCACTCTGTATATCGCCGGCATCGCCATGACCGTATTCGGTCGCCATCTCGAACGCAGTCTTCACGACCTTGCAGGCGAAGCCCTGCAGGGGGCCATCAAGGATGCCGGCTGCAAGATCAGTGATATCGGCGCGGCCTACTACGGCAGCATGACCAATGGCGCACTGCAGGGCCAGCTGGGTATTCCCGGCCAGGTGGTGTTCAGCAAGATCGGCATTGAAGGCATCCCGGTATTCAATGTCGAGAATGCCTGCGCCTCGGGCAGCAGTGCCTTTCATCTGGCACTGCAAAGCCTCAGGGCCGGTGCCACCGATGTGGCGCTGGCCATCGGTGCCGAGAAGATGAATATCCCCGACAAGGCCAAGGCCTTTGCGGTCTTCGATGCCGGCTGGGACGTCTCGCGTGCTGAGGAAAACTATGAGGTGCTGATCAAAATGGGCGATGGCGTCGTGCCGCCGCCGGGCTCTGAGTCCTCGCGCCCTTACAGCAAGTTCATGTCGATCTATGCCGCCATGTGCCGCTATCACATGAAGACCTACGGCACCACCCAGCGGCAAATCGCGGCGGTCTGCGCGAAGAACCACACTCACTCGGTACACAACCCGTACTCGCAATTCCGTCAGCCGTTCACCATTGAGGAAGTGCTGGCTGCGCCGCCCATCACCTACCCGCTGACTTTGCCGATGTGCGCGCCCTTGTCCGATGGCGCAGCGGCGGCGATTGTGTGCACCGAGGCAGGGCTCAAGCGCATTGGTGCTGACAAGCAGCGCTGTATCAAAGTCTCGGCCAGCGTGGTGCGCAGTTTCACCAGCCGTCCGCTGGAGCGGCCGGAACTGCACATTGGTCATCTGGCGGCCAAGCAGGCTTACGAGATTGCCGGTCTGGGTCCCGAGGATATGCATGTGGCGGAGGTGCACGATGCCTCGGCCATGGGCGAAATCATCCAGGCTGAAAATCTCGGCTTTGTGAAATTCGGTGAAGGCGGCCCGGCGGCCGAGCGTGGCGAGTTCACCATTGGCGGTCGTTTGCCGATCAACCCTTCTGGTGGTCTGGAATCCAAGGGGCATCCGCTGGGCGCCACAGGTATTGGCCAGCTGTATGAGCTGGTCACCCAGTTGCGCGGTGAGGCCGGTCGCCGTCAGGTGGAGGGCGCCCGTCACGCCATTCAGGAAAATGGCGGCGGCATGCAGGGCGTGGAGGAGGCCGCGCTGGCTATCCACATCCTCAGCAAGTAA
- a CDS encoding saccharopine dehydrogenase family protein, which yields MSVLLIYGANGYTGRQIAAAALARGLQPIVAGRNPAQIAAIGRQLDLPQRSFDLHDPQAVRQGLAGVSVVLHCAGPFSATAQPMLDGCIAAGAHYLDITGEYQVMDAIAARNAELQQAGIMAMSGTGMDVVPSDCLAAHMQRRLPDATSLELYIRALERLSPGTASTFVENMGLPNLVRENGVLVERPAGADRRLVDFQGKRVKLVGLPWGDISSAWHTTGIPDIAVYMSLMPGAAPMMRLGGFFPGMLQRPGVQRFFMAQARRWISGPSAAYQSGQTAEFIAVASNARGQQCRTYLQVKEGYAFTVDSAVEIAMRVLAGKLQPGFRTPGGLFGPDFVLELQGSRRIDLD from the coding sequence ATGAGTGTTTTGCTGATCTACGGTGCCAACGGCTACACCGGTCGACAGATAGCTGCCGCTGCCCTTGCACGCGGGCTGCAGCCCATCGTTGCCGGGCGGAATCCTGCCCAGATTGCGGCCATAGGCCGGCAACTGGATCTGCCGCAGCGCAGCTTCGATCTGCATGATCCGCAGGCAGTCAGGCAAGGCCTGGCGGGTGTGAGCGTGGTGCTGCATTGCGCCGGACCCTTCTCGGCCACCGCGCAGCCGATGCTCGATGGCTGTATTGCCGCAGGCGCACACTACCTGGACATCACCGGCGAGTATCAGGTGATGGACGCTATCGCCGCACGCAATGCCGAACTGCAACAAGCCGGCATCATGGCCATGTCGGGTACCGGGATGGATGTGGTGCCCAGCGATTGCCTCGCCGCACACATGCAGCGACGGCTGCCCGATGCCACCAGTCTGGAGCTTTATATCCGCGCACTGGAACGACTCTCCCCCGGTACCGCCAGCACCTTTGTCGAGAACATGGGCCTGCCCAATCTGGTACGCGAGAACGGCGTACTGGTCGAACGACCCGCCGGCGCCGACCGTCGGCTGGTGGACTTCCAGGGCAAGCGCGTCAAGCTCGTCGGTCTGCCCTGGGGCGACATTTCCTCGGCCTGGCACACCACCGGCATTCCCGACATTGCGGTATACATGAGCCTGATGCCCGGTGCGGCACCGATGATGCGGCTGGGTGGTTTTTTCCCGGGCATGTTGCAACGCCCCGGGGTGCAGAGGTTCTTCATGGCGCAGGCGCGGCGCTGGATCAGCGGGCCCAGTGCGGCCTATCAGAGCGGCCAGACCGCCGAGTTCATTGCCGTTGCCAGCAATGCCCGGGGCCAGCAATGCCGCACTTACCTGCAGGTCAAGGAAGGCTATGCCTTCACCGTCGACTCGGCTGTTGAAATTGCCATGCGTGTGCTGGCTGGCAAACTGCAGCCAGGCTTCCGGACACCGGGGGGTCTTTTTGGCCCGGACTTCGTGCTGGAGCTTCAGGGATCGCGGCGCATTGATCTGGATTGA
- a CDS encoding AMP-binding protein — MAIIDYFDRGWRINPQGVAYIQDDTRVTFQEAGEMSCRIANAILAAGYPAGTKGAVWSNNDITAWLCTLGLWRANMTWIPVGARNAPEENLYILDMCDCEIMFFQKYYADAIAALRPQLPKIKRWICIDDDLPDAPSLASWAGVQPSTDPRVNVDPDDVIWLGSTGGTTGKPKGVMNTHRSVQTFVAHFMIGTPYLNNQKPVNMAAAPMTHTAGVLSLPCTARGGTVVVLSKPDPQLMLGSIMQHKVTEFFLPPTVIYRLLDIPDLNKKVDFSSLKYLFYGAAPMSVEKLKLALEVLGPVMMGGYGQTECPAAIAFLPPGEHFIDGQLAPDSRLSSVGQPNALIRVEMMNDANEILPRGETGEICVKGDLVMKGYYNAPEKTAETIIDGWLHTGDVGHIDDEGYLHITDRKKDMIISGGFNVYPSEVEQVLWSHPAVQDCAVIGVPDDKWGEAVKAVVELNQGQSVSAEELIALCKEKLGSVKAPKTIDFIDALPRSPVGKVLKKDLRARYWQAADRKI, encoded by the coding sequence ATGGCGATCATTGATTATTTCGACCGCGGCTGGCGCATCAATCCCCAGGGCGTCGCCTACATTCAGGACGACACCCGGGTCACGTTTCAGGAAGCTGGCGAAATGTCCTGCCGCATAGCCAACGCCATCCTCGCCGCCGGTTATCCGGCCGGCACCAAGGGTGCCGTCTGGTCCAACAACGACATCACCGCCTGGCTGTGCACGCTCGGCCTGTGGCGCGCCAACATGACCTGGATTCCGGTCGGCGCGCGCAATGCGCCGGAAGAGAATCTGTACATTCTCGATATGTGCGACTGCGAGATCATGTTCTTCCAGAAGTACTACGCCGACGCGATTGCCGCCTTGCGTCCGCAACTGCCGAAGATCAAGCGCTGGATCTGCATTGACGACGATCTGCCGGATGCGCCCTCGCTGGCTTCGTGGGCAGGCGTTCAGCCCAGCACGGATCCGCGGGTCAACGTCGATCCCGACGATGTGATCTGGCTTGGTTCTACCGGCGGCACCACCGGCAAGCCCAAGGGGGTGATGAACACCCACCGCAGCGTGCAGACCTTCGTCGCCCATTTCATGATTGGCACGCCCTATCTCAACAACCAGAAACCGGTGAACATGGCCGCGGCGCCGATGACGCATACCGCCGGTGTGCTCTCGCTGCCCTGCACGGCGCGTGGCGGTACCGTGGTGGTGCTGAGCAAACCCGATCCGCAGTTGATGCTCGGTTCGATCATGCAGCACAAGGTTACCGAGTTCTTCCTGCCGCCGACGGTAATCTACCGCCTGCTGGATATCCCGGATCTGAACAAGAAGGTCGATTTCAGTTCGCTGAAATATCTGTTCTACGGTGCTGCACCGATGTCGGTGGAGAAGCTCAAGCTGGCGCTGGAAGTACTCGGTCCGGTGATGATGGGTGGTTACGGCCAGACCGAATGCCCGGCAGCGATTGCCTTCCTGCCACCGGGCGAGCATTTTATCGATGGCCAGCTGGCGCCTGATTCACGACTGTCCTCGGTCGGGCAGCCCAATGCGCTGATCCGCGTCGAGATGATGAACGACGCCAATGAAATCCTGCCCCGGGGCGAGACCGGTGAGATCTGCGTCAAGGGCGATCTGGTCATGAAGGGCTACTACAATGCCCCGGAAAAGACCGCCGAAACCATCATCGATGGCTGGCTGCATACCGGTGATGTGGGTCACATCGACGATGAAGGCTACCTGCACATCACCGACCGCAAGAAAGACATGATCATTTCCGGCGGTTTCAATGTGTACCCCAGTGAAGTCGAGCAGGTGCTCTGGAGCCATCCGGCGGTGCAGGACTGCGCGGTGATCGGCGTGCCCGATGACAAGTGGGGCGAGGCAGTCAAGGCCGTGGTTGAGCTGAACCAGGGGCAGAGTGTCAGCGCGGAAGAACTGATTGCCCTGTGCAAGGAAAAGCTCGGCTCGGTCAAGGCGCCCAAGACCATCGACTTTATCGATGCACTGCCGCGCAGTCCGGTGGGCAAGGTGCTCAAGAAGGATCTGCGCGCCAGGTACTGGCAGGCGGCCGACCGCAAGATCTGA